A section of the Chloroflexota bacterium genome encodes:
- a CDS encoding DUF499 domain-containing protein — translation MNHAGALLNPSSQAGPQRTSAELGEIMREAGLESDAEFQASVAVLDGTHLSPTDTTATEEKGDPLNTLWGQMAYQLGGQDAYEIVGPASRKGVAPGGAQLDELFKYVGPCVVLIDELVAYVRNAGAAQDNIYTFVQALTQAARRNDGVVLVITLPDSHAEAGGVGGAEALERLERLLGRIEAVWKPLEVNEAFEVVRRRLFDEVADYAERDRTCEAFAAMYSRSHSDFPREAAEQRYLDRLKACYPIHPEIFDRLYEDWSSIQRFQRTRGVLRMLAVCVSRIYLDDDRQPLIQPASLPLSDPALADEFVKLLSEQWQSVLSEVDSDDSRTDDIDQGLQRFADVGGAARRIARTIFLGSAPSGAVKGIDERRIRLGVVQPGQGVSVYNEALGRMSGGLYYLYASEGRHYFHAEENLNKVAADRRDGLHASEVDARIVHELQEAVGRRSDVLVCPRDTADVPEAQHVRLVILPPDASRPTRATEHDDANDLALEILQQRGDAARVRRNTFLFLAARRDEIRDLRNKVSDYLAWHSIVSGAASIENLSGDRRTQAHGSLRDAERAVRGALVQAYRQALAPVQDDPQRAEYRLSVAEVNAVDADGAIVDAAFRRFRDDETLVETISPTALASLLRQYVWRNGANPRDHISVDALWDMLTSNVYMHRLRNRTVLDRAIAQGVSEGAFGHASGYQADGYQNFRFGEPQNEPLFGAVAERDPGLLVSPEMARLVKDEPPPPDVEPAPPDGGNTDGTGTGTGTGTGTGVVTPPVVDPPPRGPRRIVAVKSIQDAISLDDIDRLRDDIIENLRHDGGRVTIEIKVIAENPDGFSEGTARAVRENSSQLGLQYQPDDQGGDLFVPSSPVRET, via the coding sequence GTGAACCACGCTGGCGCCCTGCTCAACCCGTCATCCCAGGCCGGACCGCAGCGCACCAGCGCCGAGTTGGGCGAAATCATGCGCGAAGCGGGCCTGGAATCGGACGCCGAGTTTCAGGCCAGCGTCGCCGTCCTTGACGGCACGCATCTGTCGCCCACCGACACCACCGCCACCGAAGAAAAAGGGGACCCACTGAACACCCTCTGGGGTCAGATGGCGTATCAGCTCGGCGGCCAGGACGCTTACGAGATCGTCGGCCCGGCGTCGCGCAAGGGCGTTGCGCCGGGCGGCGCTCAACTGGATGAGCTCTTCAAGTACGTGGGGCCATGCGTGGTCCTCATCGACGAGCTCGTCGCCTACGTGCGAAACGCGGGCGCCGCCCAGGACAACATCTACACATTCGTTCAGGCGTTGACCCAAGCGGCGCGACGCAACGACGGCGTGGTGCTCGTGATTACCTTGCCCGACAGCCACGCCGAAGCGGGTGGCGTTGGCGGCGCAGAGGCGTTGGAGCGACTCGAGCGTCTGCTCGGGCGCATTGAAGCCGTTTGGAAACCGCTCGAAGTCAACGAGGCGTTCGAGGTTGTGCGCAGGCGGCTCTTCGACGAAGTCGCTGACTACGCCGAACGCGACCGTACGTGCGAAGCGTTTGCCGCAATGTACAGCCGCTCGCACAGCGACTTCCCCCGTGAGGCCGCCGAGCAGCGCTATTTGGATCGGCTAAAGGCCTGCTACCCCATTCACCCGGAAATCTTCGACCGCCTCTACGAGGATTGGTCGTCGATCCAGCGTTTCCAGCGCACGCGCGGCGTGCTACGGATGCTGGCGGTTTGCGTCAGCCGCATCTATCTGGACGACGACCGTCAGCCCCTGATTCAACCCGCCAGCCTGCCGCTCAGCGATCCCGCGCTGGCTGACGAATTCGTCAAGCTGCTCAGCGAACAGTGGCAGTCCGTGCTGTCGGAGGTCGACAGCGACGATTCGCGCACTGACGATATCGATCAGGGTCTCCAGAGGTTCGCCGACGTTGGTGGCGCCGCCCGCCGCATAGCCCGCACGATCTTCTTGGGCAGCGCGCCCAGCGGCGCCGTCAAAGGCATCGATGAACGGCGGATTCGCCTGGGCGTCGTGCAGCCAGGGCAGGGCGTGTCGGTCTACAACGAGGCCCTCGGCCGCATGAGCGGCGGCCTCTATTACCTGTATGCAAGCGAAGGACGCCACTACTTCCACGCCGAGGAGAACCTCAACAAGGTTGCCGCGGACCGCCGGGACGGACTCCATGCCTCTGAGGTCGACGCGCGCATCGTTCACGAGTTGCAGGAAGCCGTCGGACGCCGCTCGGACGTCCTAGTCTGCCCGCGGGACACGGCCGACGTGCCCGAAGCCCAGCACGTCCGCTTGGTCATCCTGCCGCCTGACGCCTCGCGCCCGACTCGCGCCACCGAGCACGACGATGCCAATGACCTGGCCCTAGAGATCCTCCAGCAGCGCGGCGACGCCGCTCGAGTGCGCCGCAACACCTTTCTCTTTCTCGCGGCGCGACGTGACGAAATCCGGGACCTTAGGAACAAGGTAAGCGACTACCTGGCCTGGCACTCCATCGTGAGTGGAGCAGCCAGCATTGAGAACCTTTCAGGCGATCGTCGGACGCAGGCCCACGGCAGCTTGCGCGACGCCGAACGCGCCGTTCGCGGCGCGCTGGTCCAGGCTTACCGCCAGGCACTGGCCCCGGTTCAGGACGATCCGCAACGCGCGGAATACCGGCTGTCCGTGGCCGAAGTCAACGCCGTGGATGCCGACGGCGCAATCGTGGACGCCGCCTTCCGTCGCTTTCGCGACGACGAAACGCTGGTCGAAACCATCTCGCCCACGGCGCTCGCCAGCCTGCTGCGGCAATACGTCTGGCGCAACGGCGCCAACCCGCGGGACCACATCAGCGTCGATGCCCTCTGGGACATGCTTACCAGCAACGTCTACATGCACCGCCTGCGCAATCGCACCGTGCTGGATCGCGCAATCGCCCAAGGTGTGTCGGAGGGCGCGTTTGGCCACGCCAGCGGGTACCAGGCAGACGGTTATCAAAACTTCCGCTTCGGCGAGCCGCAGAACGAACCCCTGTTCGGTGCCGTCGCCGAACGCGACCCGGGTCTGCTGGTCAGCCCCGAGATGGCGAGACTGGTGAAAGACGAGCCGCCGCCGCCCGACGTTGAGCCAGCCCCGCCGGATGGAGGGAACACGGACGGCACCGGGACCGGAACCGGCACGGGTACAGGTACGGGAGTTGTAACACCGCCGGTAGTCGATCCCCCACCGCGCGGCCCCAGACGAATAGTTGCCGTCAAATCGATTCAGGACGCGATTTCACTGGATGACATCGACCGCCTGCGCGACGACATCATCGAGAACCTACGCCACGACGGCGGACGGGTGACCATCGAGATCAAGGTCATCGCTGAAAACCCCGACGGCTTCTCCGAGGGTACTGCCCGCGCAGTCCGGGAGAACAGCTCCCAGCTCGGGCTCCAGTACCAGCCGGATGACCAGGGTGGTGACCTATTCGTACCATCCTCCCCCGTTCGGGAGACCTGA
- a CDS encoding DUF1156 domain-containing protein, with product MTANPAPRRKLIEVDLPLAAINKESAREKSLRNGHPSTLHQYWARRPLAACRAVIFASLVDDPEDCTEEFPTKEAQQAERQRLHALIERLVIWENVQPDSQDGVLDEARREIARSLARDRGEPAPTEPDAVLSYLSEHAPPLHDPFAGSGSIPLEAQRLGLRAIASDLNPLAVLINKALVETPPKFRDQTPINPDADALGMTVGKGRNPRRVAWRGAAGLADDIRYYGRWMRDETYTRMGHQYPKASLPNGSEATVIAWLWARTIPCPNPACGVRMPLLRTFQLSTKKGDRHWIRPLMDRAAKSIRFVVQDHDEGVPKAGTVDNASVVCVACRSAVPLTYVRQRARSGDLGEQMTAIVAEGHRKRIYLSPVDEHIDPAMNARSSWRPTQPMPDTPTLVSGRGYGFTHWHQLFTERQLTTITAFSQILSRWRIEVDQLGVERAYSDAVTTGLALALSRCINLWSSFTSWMNDRGALRETFPRQAIPMVWDYAEANPFSTSGGNFMSSVDRVAAVVQRCPALHEALVMQDDAASSSKTEYSINLTDPPYYDNIDYADLSDFFYVWLRPILRDIHPELFAGILTPKTEEMVAIPARFKDPHQRFENLLGQALRVIRKRGGDQFPTCIFYAYKQQEEERQGRASTGWETMLNAMIQADFQVVGTWPVRTESPGRILARRTNALSSSIVIAARPRSADAPTASRRQFLDELERDLPAALDQLTREGHIAPTDLAQAAIGPGMQVYSRYRRVETISGEPVTIREALAAINQVIDNYEERQEGELDAETRFCLRWLRQHGHKSGSYGDAEVLSQASNVVVGDLAADDLLTASRGVVRLLSLDDYQEDRPWTRGDISAWEGCHRMAWHMNREAGELFVGAARVVQAMGIAAEAAERLARLLYSHYDRAGDSANAHVFNTLVTGWPQILDEARQLAAEPSQVALDL from the coding sequence TTGACCGCTAACCCCGCACCACGCCGCAAGCTGATCGAGGTCGATCTACCGCTAGCCGCCATAAACAAAGAGTCGGCGCGAGAAAAGTCGCTGCGAAATGGGCATCCGTCCACGCTGCACCAGTATTGGGCGCGCCGGCCTCTCGCTGCCTGCCGAGCGGTGATCTTTGCCAGCTTGGTCGACGACCCGGAAGACTGCACCGAGGAATTCCCGACCAAAGAGGCGCAGCAGGCCGAGCGGCAGCGGCTGCACGCATTGATCGAGCGGCTGGTGATCTGGGAAAACGTGCAGCCGGACAGCCAGGACGGCGTGCTCGACGAGGCGCGCCGCGAGATCGCGCGCTCGCTGGCGCGGGATCGGGGCGAGCCCGCACCAACGGAACCCGACGCGGTGCTGTCTTACCTAAGCGAACACGCGCCGCCGCTGCATGATCCATTCGCCGGCAGCGGCTCGATCCCCCTGGAAGCCCAGCGACTTGGGCTACGTGCGATCGCTTCCGACCTCAATCCCCTGGCCGTGCTCATAAACAAGGCCCTTGTCGAGACTCCACCAAAATTCAGAGATCAGACACCGATCAATCCAGACGCAGACGCACTAGGAATGACGGTCGGCAAGGGGCGAAATCCGCGTCGGGTTGCCTGGCGCGGGGCGGCGGGGTTGGCCGACGATATCCGGTACTACGGGCGCTGGATGCGGGACGAAACCTACACGCGCATGGGTCACCAATATCCAAAGGCGAGCTTGCCGAACGGATCTGAAGCTACCGTGATCGCCTGGCTCTGGGCTCGCACCATCCCCTGCCCCAACCCTGCCTGTGGCGTGCGAATGCCGCTGCTTCGCACGTTTCAATTGTCGACAAAGAAGGGCGATCGTCACTGGATTCGACCGCTGATGGACCGCGCGGCAAAGTCCATCAGATTCGTCGTCCAGGATCACGATGAGGGCGTTCCGAAGGCTGGTACCGTCGACAACGCGAGCGTCGTATGCGTGGCTTGCCGGAGCGCTGTCCCGCTTACCTACGTGCGCCAACGTGCGCGATCCGGCGATTTGGGCGAGCAGATGACGGCCATCGTGGCCGAGGGCCACCGCAAGCGCATTTACCTATCGCCAGTCGACGAGCACATTGATCCAGCGATGAACGCCCGATCTAGCTGGCGCCCCACGCAACCGATGCCTGACACTCCGACTTTGGTTAGCGGGCGCGGCTACGGATTCACCCATTGGCATCAGCTATTCACTGAGCGTCAGCTAACCACAATCACAGCCTTTAGCCAGATCCTGTCACGATGGCGCATTGAAGTCGATCAACTTGGTGTAGAACGTGCCTATTCCGACGCCGTGACAACAGGTCTCGCGCTAGCACTTAGCCGATGCATTAACCTGTGGTCAAGCTTTACAAGCTGGATGAACGATCGCGGTGCATTGCGTGAGACATTTCCGCGGCAAGCGATCCCTATGGTCTGGGATTACGCGGAGGCTAATCCATTCAGCACATCCGGCGGTAATTTCATGTCGTCAGTCGATCGAGTCGCGGCAGTAGTCCAGAGATGCCCAGCGCTACATGAGGCCCTAGTCATGCAAGACGATGCCGCATCAAGTTCGAAAACTGAGTATAGTATCAATCTAACTGACCCGCCCTATTATGACAATATTGACTATGCCGACCTGTCCGATTTCTTTTACGTATGGTTGCGCCCAATTCTACGAGATATCCACCCGGAGCTTTTCGCCGGAATCCTGACTCCCAAGACAGAGGAGATGGTGGCAATTCCAGCGCGATTCAAGGATCCACACCAACGATTCGAGAATCTATTGGGCCAGGCATTGCGCGTAATTCGCAAACGTGGCGGCGACCAATTCCCCACATGCATATTCTACGCCTACAAGCAGCAGGAGGAGGAACGCCAAGGCCGCGCTTCCACTGGTTGGGAAACCATGCTAAACGCCATGATCCAGGCCGACTTTCAGGTTGTTGGCACTTGGCCAGTCCGCACCGAGAGCCCGGGAAGAATCCTTGCACGACGCACGAATGCGCTCTCTTCCTCCATTGTGATTGCCGCCCGTCCTCGTTCGGCGGACGCGCCTACCGCCTCTCGCCGCCAGTTTCTGGACGAACTCGAGCGTGACTTGCCCGCTGCTCTCGACCAGCTAACCCGCGAGGGACATATCGCACCGACGGATCTGGCGCAGGCGGCCATCGGCCCGGGCATGCAGGTCTATTCGCGTTATCGGCGTGTGGAGACAATCAGCGGCGAGCCGGTAACGATTCGAGAAGCGCTGGCGGCTATCAACCAGGTCATCGACAACTACGAGGAACGGCAAGAGGGTGAGTTGGACGCCGAGACGCGCTTCTGCCTGCGCTGGCTGCGGCAGCACGGCCACAAATCAGGCAGCTACGGAGATGCGGAGGTCCTGTCGCAAGCTAGCAACGTAGTAGTAGGAGACCTAGCCGCCGACGACCTGCTGACGGCGTCACGCGGAGTTGTGCGTCTGTTATCGCTAGATGACTACCAGGAGGATCGGCCCTGGACGCGCGGCGACATTTCGGCCTGGGAAGGCTGCCACCGCATGGCCTGGCACATGAACCGTGAAGCCGGCGAGCTTTTTGTGGGGGCAGCCCGAGTGGTCCAGGCGATGGGTATTGCCGCAGAGGCCGCCGAAAGGCTGGCGCGCCTGCTCTACAGCCACTACGACCGAGCCGGCGACTCCGCCAACGCACACGTCTTCAACACTCTCGTCACAGGCTGGCCGCAGATCCTCGACGAAGCGCGGCAGCTGGCCGCGGAGCCGTCTCAAGTCGCGCTCGACCTGTAG